A segment of the Panicum hallii strain FIL2 chromosome 1, PHallii_v3.1, whole genome shotgun sequence genome:
TTAAGTGGATATATCTTGTGCCACACTACCTCTCAACTATATTATCAATTATCTCTGCTCAGAATTTGGATATTTAATCATGATATTCTCCTAAACGTAATAACTCTTTATACCACCGCTTTCCCTGCGAAAATATAAATACGACACCCGAGACTACTCACTggtaaaatgctacaacggtattccgtgcgcttgcggatttatctaTGACGTAAGAAATACCACAGACATTTCTGAGGTTGTTGCCCAGGATATAACAATCCTGTTAATGATGCTAAAAAACGCCAACAGGCGGGCGAGACTTGGCTtcgggaagcggcggggcacGATCAGCAACGGGCGCCGAACGGGACATATGTAGGGTAGCCGACCCCCAGGGAAGACACCCCCTCTCTTACGCAATGTAGCCCAGCCCACCACGTATATAAGGCGGAGCTAGGCCTTCTCTCTAAAAGACAACTCTTCACACACACGCACCGCTTGCAAGTTTTCCGTTGTAAGCACCCAGCATTCTAACGTGAGGAACATGAAGAATACCACCCATACTGGACATAGAGCCTTTGCCCGAGCCAGTCTAAATTCTTGCCTTTGTTTATTAGCCATCGAGCCACGGAGAAGCGCGGCGCTAAATTTACTGGCCGGTGATCGAAACACCAACACCAGGTTTCACCGCCGGTTTGAGCAAAGAATCGACATTGATATACTTTTTAAGAACTCTATAAAAAATTTAAAACAATAGCAAAAAAATTATACCCGAGCAACCAGCGCATGATCAACAATCTCAACATCCAACATCCATAATTTTTACACAGAGGGCGCGTTTGGCAGCGCTAAAAAATGACTCCACAGACTCCGCTCAGCTCCTCGCTCCCGAGTACTCCCGCTCCAAACACTCCTGCTCCCCAAAATAACCTGTTTGGTGGCGCTCCAGTGAGGCTCCACCTCCAAGCAATGACAAAGTAGTCACGAATCGAcctccaacagagcaaatcgaCATCCAGTGGATGCAAATTGAGCTCCTATGGACGCGAATGGACCTCTGGCCGAGCTCCGGCGGGGTCGGCGGGGTCGCATGGCCGGCCGGCGGGCGAGCAGGCAAGCGCGGCCAGCAGGCATGTGGGAGGGAATCCGGGGAAACAGGTTTTTTCCGCTCCTCATTTTATGTGAAATCGGATGAATCGATCCTGGGAGATTCAGGTGGGAATTGGGCGACAAAGTTGCTAGCACTTCGGCGCTTCTTACATGGAGCGGGAGGAGCGCTACCAAACTCACCCATAATATGTGAAATGTGCATCACCAGTTATTCGAACCCACGACTTCATGCATCGTGTGACCTCTCCACACTACTGTGCTACACAGTCACTTGTGCCTAGTGATTGAATATTATTCATTTATACTAACTTTTCTAAATCATATATTGATGCAAAGATATTCTCAAATAATAATATTGTCAACTGCAAAGTCGAGTCTTACAACTTTTATGCTAATTTTTTTTCCATTTAAGGTCATTTTATTGGTCTAATAATTCATATTTGATATTTACTTATACAAATAATTTCAAATGAAAAAATGTCAACTACAAAGTCTTTGACCTAGTCGATTTTtataattttgatataaagtttatCTTCATCCGATTTCTTATGAAAAAGTTATAATTTTTTTCATGCGAATGGGTAGATTTTCAATTTAAAAAGAGGTGGGCTTTACTATTCGGTTATCACTGCTAGTTTGTATTATGAACTGGTAGTGATGGTCATTTGAACTTTCATCGCCGGTTCGTATCTCAAACTGCGGTTATATAGACTTTCACCGCCGGTTCGTATCTCAAACTGCGGTTATATAGACTTTCACCGCCGGTTCCAATGGTTAGTTTGGCCACTACACACGAACTGGAGGTGAAAGTCTATCACCGCCGGTTTGAATTCAACCGCCGGTGATGATGTATTGGGTGACCATATCTGTAGTAGTGATTTCTAAATAATTGTGTTTTTGATAAGAAGACTATAAATGATTGTGCTTTTCAATGATGCCAACTGGCTGAGTTACTAGAGATTACTGTAAAAGGAGGGAAAATGGGAGGATGTGATTAACAAAAGAATATGAAGCTTTGAATGAAGGTGCTCACAATGGAATTCTTCAATAACAATGTTTGGTGATGTAAGAGTAGAACTATTGATTGTTGGTATCTCAATATATTCTATTTTACTTAACCTTATATATATTTCATGTGTGAGCTGACGTAATAATGAACTAGGCGTTGTGTGCAAACTTCAGAGGCTGGAACACGTTTCTATTTTCTAAATAATTGTGTCCAGAAAGCTAGAATATATTTGTGATGTTTTATACTATATGTATGATAATATTCAATCTGGTTTGTGATACAAAAAGTAAAGAAGGTAAACTTTGGTGGAAGAAGTAACAAGGTAGCAGAATGTATGACTGATAATGATCATGTCGAAACAAGAGAGAAGATTCCTGGAATTTCTGTGAATCAAGATATTTAATTTCTTCCAAAAATACAGAATTGACAATAATACGCAACACGCATTAATTCAAATAATgatcataacataaaagaaGAATAAAAGAATCATAACTCTTAGTTAATTAACAAATATGATTGCATGTTCCCTAGAACTGAGCTTGGATGCGGTCCACAATCATCTTGTTGACTTGGAATGCCTTGGCAAGGATATCATCTGTGATGGATGGCTTTGACCCGAATACAGCATTTGCCACGGTTATCACCCCTGGGTTTTGGCTGCTCAATGCTGCAAGTGCCACTGCATTTTTGGTTCCATAGTTGAATTGGAAATGGATCAACCCTTGAGGGAACACAAATACATCTCCTTTGTTAAGAACCTTTGTGAACAGTTTGTTGCCCGGGTTCGATGTGACAAAGCCTATGTAGAGGGAGCCCTCGAGCACGGTTAGGATCTCAGTTCCACGTGGATGTGTGTGAGGTGGATTCAGACCATATGGTGCGTAGTCGATGCGAGCAAGAGAGATGCCCATGGTGTTCAACCCGGCAATCTGAGCAACGTTGACCGGAGTGACAGCGGAGCCTTGCTTGTTAGTTGTGTTGCCAGCCAAGTGAAGGCCTGAGAAGAAGAAATCTGCAGCCACAACATCCTTTGCATCCTTGCATGGGAGCCCATTGACACGCACTGCATCAACAAAATCATAAGTTAGACACATGTTGTATGGTGGTTGGCAGCTACAAAACTCATAAGATGTATACAGGATACCTATGTATATAGAATTAAAGTGATAAATAAGGCATACCTTTAGACATCTTATCGACGACGCAGAAGTCCTGGAGAAGGCTTGGATCAGAGGCGGTGGCATGAAAGCATGTCAATAAAGACAAGAGGGCTGCCACAAGAAGGAAGGCGCGAAAGGCCATTTAGGTGGGTGTTCCACTTTACTCAATTCAAACTAAAGGAAATGAAGCTGCTGGGGTGCTTTGGTAACCTAGAAAGTATCGCTTATATGGCTGATTGCTTTGGTGCTTGTGATACCAAGCGTAGGAGAGGAGATTGGTATTTATAGGGAGATATCCAAGGTTGGCCTGCTTACGTCTGATGCCTGCAGGCAAGTTGATGACGTGCGGTTCAGCAGGAAAAAGTCTTCCGGGTATGTGCCATGCCGTGTTTCTTCTCGGCAGGTGCATTAGCCGCCTGCAGATATACTACAGAAAAAGGGCTGTCTCTGTGTTGGGTGGATTAAGCCATCAGTTTGACTAGGCCAGACGTACATAATATATGTGTCAAACTATTGATTCCCAGGTGGAAGTAGGCGCAGCTTGACGAGCTTTTCCTTGTGTTATGTACTAGTACTGTTCTTTTTCGTAAGTAGTACTACTTATTATCATTGATCACCGTAAGAACAAACTTATTCTAGTTTGGGCCACTATAAGCCCTTGATGTTTAGCAACTCTCAACAGATATATTAACTGTCTAAACTTTCTGCTAAGTAACTTGCCTTAGCTTTTTTTAAGTTTGTGGCTTTTGATTCTTTTGTCATGCTCATAGTGTGAAAGATTTGGCTGCAACCGAACGAGAGGGTGTTTAAGGCTAATGCAACGGCGGCCGCAAGTGTCATCATGGAGGTCATTGAGGAGGAACGATGCTGGATCATGGCAGGGATAGTCAATGTCCTTTTCATCATCCCCAATGGCTAGTTTTATATTGAGTCTAGTTGCAGTtcatttttcttctttttcaCAATTCTGTAATTTTCCTTTTTGAGTCTGGTGTGTCGAGTGGGTGTCTGTAAAATTTCTGCTTCTTCTTAATAAAATGCTTGCCCAGCCAACTTTTTCCGTGGCTTTTCAAGAAAATTGGAAcactgaagactagcttgagaTGATTCTTTTACAATGCATCATGAACAACAAGAAAATCGTTTCCTTAGGAAGAGAAATAGAGATTGACCGATTTCTGGCTGAAAACGGCTGACATCTGTTAATTTTATATCTGAGCCGGCTAGCATGAACACAAGAACTCGTGTAGTCATCATGCAAAGGACATGGTGCTCTCCAACACAACATACCACAGATTATGTCATCGGTATATTTATTCTATTTTTATTTCTATTTAGTTTATGTTGATGTCATCAATTCCATGTTCTGACAGAGAATGCAACATGCATATGCATCAGATGCTATCCCTGCCAAGATTTTTCAAATGGAAAAATACTAGCAACATATGCCACATTCCAGGTCAATTATAAAGCATTCCTTGGTATATATGGTTACCACAAGGTGAAATTCCGTTTTTGTTCACTCAGTGCATCATTCTGTAATTTGTATTATATTTTCTTCAATGTAGTAATCTAATGTTTCTGTTAAGAAAGTACCTGTTGTACTATTTTATTTGATAGGGTGGTTAAGCTGGATTACTTCATGAGGTGATGAATCTGTCTGAAACGATTGCTTCAAATAACTGTGGCATAGGCCCTGCCTGTCCAACTCCAGAGACCCATATAAACATGTTCACCATTTACATGGTTTGTACTGTGGCATTTGGCATAAGCCTTAACAACTCGAAGAGCCTACATGTGGCATAGGCCTGAACAATTATTATAGCCTACATATGTCACTTTCGTGAAATAACAGCAATAAAACCAAATCAAGTCCGAATCAACCTAGTAAAATCTATATATTTAGAAGAGTCAAAATAACCTATAAATTGGAACAGAGGGAGTAGGAAGCGCCAAGAAAATGGTCTAACCACCCAGTATTTAACATTTCTTGTCCTCAACGGCCAAGGTAATATGTTCTCTTGGCTGCCCCAAGTAATATATAAATTGTGTCAACTACCAAGATAATATGTTTCCTTGGCAGGCTGGACCACCTTTCCGTAGCTGCTCACCACCAAGGAAATGAATATTACTgacaagaaaaaaaaggaatgcTTGTGACAATAAACAAAATCCAGGATTATATCCACTAATAGAATCAATAAACTCAACTGACACACAAAAAATTATATATACATTTTAGTATGGAGAATATATTGACATAAATATCATTTCCATAAGCCAGTGATGGATTCCAACCATGATATTGACTTAACATATCAACATATCATCTATCTAtgcttacatgaagtccatacAATAAagcacaagcacaagtcactaaGAGTTCCAAACTGGTAGGGATATATTCAAGTCGACGTGTACCAATAGCCTCAGAAGTGCCACCCTCCACCTTCAACTTGTGAGTTAGCACACCGATGACCAGTGCCCTACAATGTCCATGTACAAGATAAAAAGTTAGCAACCAATTGTCCCAGACCATCGATACGTGCAGAAGAGATAAAATCAAAGATACCGATACATAAAGAACGGATCGTGGGAAAGATTTTGACCATAACTTGTGGCAAGCATTGTGGGCACGCAAAGGAACATTGAGTGCGCCATGCAGTAGTGTTACCATAACCAGGGAAATCCTATAGTGATGCATTTTGATCCCCTAACAAATTTCAAATTTTCCAAGAAAATTATGGTATTATTAAATTTTTGAAACTATAAAGTGGCTAAGAAACCTAGAGTGTAAAGTGTACAAACATTTGAATTTCTCCATGCACATTGTCATGTGGTACTGAAAAGTAAACATGTACTTGCCTACATATTTTCGTGATTTAAAGATCATTTTAGAGCACATTTGGCTTGTCGGTTCCGGAAATGGCCGACAActaaacctactcgaagtgtATATCGCGCATCGTGATCAGAtgtggcctagcacacaatgactcaagatttatactggttcagccAATCGTGCCCTAGTCTAGTCGGGATCAGtcggttgtattgcttgagctcAGGTGCTCATGAGAGTTTGGAAAGTTACAAGCTTGTGAGTGGATGATGTGGTATGATCGATATCTATCAAGATTGTTTTTCCTAGGCggatgaccctcccttttatagtccaaaggGGTCTCCATTACAGGGGAACCAAAGGTAGAAAGAGTGAGGTAGAAAGAGAGAGTGCTCCTTGCTTCGCCGGTCGGGGTCCCCAGCCCTATCAGTCGGGACATTCAGATGACCACCGTCCAAGTTCTGAGTCATAGGGTGGCCGTCTTATCTTGTCCCTATGCATCATGCTCTGTCGGTCGGGGGGGCAAGTCGTGCGATGATAAGTATGGTACGGTAGTCACACTCCATCCCTGGCGCTACGCCCCGTCACTCCATTGTGATGGAGGTATACCCGCCACTTCGTGATGATGTTGCGTCCCTTCTCTTCGTGAGGATGGGCAGGTGAAATAGTATCCCCTGCAGTGGCGGTAAGAGGGACTGTAACCCCCGTGGGGGGTGTAGTTGGCCATGTACGACAGTTGACTCTGGAGCGTCCGTCCTTATCCTCAGCACCTGCCCCTGGGACGGTCAATGTGCGAGGTCCGGCCTGCCCCTGACCTCATTAGTCGGGGAAAGCGAAACGTGCCTGACTCATGCTTGGCGGGGTTCGACCGGTATATTAGGCTAGGACCGTAGTACGGATCTAGACCTTGGTCGTCGCCTGGCCGAGGCTCCAGCCGACCAGCCGGCGGGTCGGGACCGTAGGCCTGGACGGCCTGGAGAAGTAACGGCCTAGGAGGGTGCCTATTTGATCCACGCGTGGTCCTAGGCCATTCTTAGTGCGAGCAGAAAGTGGACCCGCTGGGGATCCCGGGTCCCCAGACCCGTCAGAGGCCCCTGAGTGGCTTTGCGATTTGTTTAATCGTGAAGGCGCTATTCTCACCGCGCCATGCTTTTGCTCAAAGTGAGAGGTTGCATCGCTCTGCCTCAGCCGTAGAGAGACACCACGTAGGAGAGGCTCCCCCTTGTGATCACGAGTCAATCGGGGTTGCCTTAGTCTGACCGTGCAATAAGTGTGCCGTAGTAGGACCAGCCGCCTGCTTTTTGGTGCAGACCATTGAGGCCTACCCGATCCGTCGCGTCGGCCTAGCACAGAGGAGCTCCTCCTTGTTTCCCCTGTGAGGATTTTCCATTCTTTTGAGGCGGAGCCGCGCTCCACGCGGGGAAGCTAGCTTACGGGACAGGGGGGTGCCCGGACGGCTATAAATGGAGGCCCCCGGGACCCCGTTTTTGAACTCATCCAAAACCTGAGTTGTGGGCGAGCCTGATTTTGTATAATGGAGCTGCTTCCAGCTCATGTGCATCCACCTGATGGAGATGGTGGTTCCTCCAGCATCTGGTGCTAGAAGAACGCTAGCGAGTGTCAAAGGATAGCATGCGGGAGACACCGTCCGCCCGGGCTTCTCCCAAGCTTGGTCCTCCGAGCGCTTGGCTTGGACAATCAAGGGGAGCGAGTGCGCAGGCAGGGCACTGTCTCCGTCGGGCAGTTGGCGTGGCTTCCCCATGCGCCTTGGGCGACCACGGGGGAGGCGCCAGCTCCCGGCAGAGGAACTCCTCGTCCCTTCCTGGTGCGGGGCATGCCTGTGGGAGCTGCCCGGGAGATAGAGCTCCTCGCTGTCACCTAAGATGGCGAGGGAGTTCAGTTGGCGGTGGCAACAAATGGACTGCTCGTCTGCGTTCTCTGCCAAGGTGCCCTTGAGGAAGGCGGTGCAAGAGGAAGGCTTGCGAGGAAGATGCTCCTCCCAGTCTTCCCGCACTTGTAGCAGCCCTCCTCAAGGCTTCCAACGTTACCACCCCTGTGGTGGTAACAAGTTTTTGTACTTTGTAGTGGCCATGGGCTGACTGTACTTTGTAACACTTACTTGCGAGGAATAAAGCGCGTTTATTTTGGAGCAGTTTGTGTCTGTTGCGCCCGACTATGAGTCTGATCGTGGGCTAGAAGTTTGTTGTTCTATCTGAGTAGGAACACGGTACTCCAACTCGCCATGGCCTTTGCTATAAAGGAAAGCGGTCGGGTCGGGGGGCACCTATGCATGCACGCATAGAGGTGACCTCGTCCGTGGTCTCTTCGGTCGGAGGGGCTGAGCCGGTGTCACTTGCCTCGATGGCTCTAGTAACGAGCTCGTTGAGCTCCCAACGGGTGTGCCGAGGCAAAATTTTGGGCATTCGAATGGAATCTGGGTCCGTCGTTCATGACGGGGTCGACATAGCTTGTAGGTGGCATTCCACTATTCCGTGACCCGCCTCTTAGCAGAAGCCCGAGTCATCCGACTGACTCAGGTGGCCCGATTGCCTCTCCTCGATGGAGATTCTGTGGGCATGGCTCGATGTCCGGATCGGATGAGAAGGTCGAGATGACCCGAGTCGCTGCTGGAGCACGTCGGGCGAGGGCCACTGGGGCTCATCTGCATTTTCTCCCCTAGCTCTATTTGACTTGATGCGGCCTCGAGTCCTCCATAGACTGGCCTTCGAACCTCGGTCGGTCGGGTTCCTGAGTCGGGACCCATCAGCGTGCTTTCTGCGCCTTTTTGGTTTTAGGGTAATTTGAAAATTGAGCAATTACATGCGAATATTGAATGAGGACGTGGCCTGTTGAAGCTTACCCGCAAAGTTGGAGCACCGGTGCAGTTTTTCCAGGATGCGCGCTGGAGGTGATCCCGCCACGTCACATCAAGCAATGGGACACTTCGTCCGCCACGATTTCTGAGATCGGCAGGAGTAACTGCGCCTACCGTCGTTCCCTATTTTGATTTAATTTGAATTGGAGGGGGGAGAATTCGTACCTTTTCCTCTCCCGGTGGAGGTCGAGGGGTCGTGCACTGCGTGGCGCCAGGGACTCATTATAAGGCTCCACCATCCCAGCCAAACGCTCTCACCAATGAAAGTTAGCTTTTCCATTCGGAAGAGAGGGAGAGTTTCTCTTGTTTTCCTTGCCCTTTTTGCGAGATGGGAGGGGAGAAGCAACCGGCGGATGAGGGCTTCAGTGCCTCCCGGTGTTCACGGGGGCACGCCCCATGAGGAAGGAGAGCTAGACATAGGGCCCCTTACTTTGGGAAGGCACGCGTGGGGGTCCTTGAAAAGGCACTGCGGGGGCGTGTCGTGGAGGATGGCCTCGACGGGGTGCGTCTTTTCGGCACCATACACTACTGCCACGTCATCCCGTTGGCTGTTAGGATGACCAAGATGTGGGAGTATACCGGCATCACGGATCTCTACCGGgtgtcgacggcggcggtgacCGACGATGAGGTGTGGTCGTGGCTTGATGTGGTGCTGAAGGTGGGGAATCAGCGGACCgtcggtgtggcagaaccacttgaattattccggctcaagtgcgctaatgatcactatGCAGCTCTTAttatctcaacgcacttcaaacggaacaacccattggtctgtcaggtctccgcccgatacaaccacggttcaacaggatcgaagcaggcttacctcgcacgaaggcgagtttacaatcgtagaacaactcatcaacttttaatttacagatatccaaacattattacaaaccaggttcaaactcaaataaacttatacaaactgtgtttaaactgacaagcagaacagcttgtccaaactcacagtggaaagaaaagattaagcgacta
Coding sequences within it:
- the LOC112901179 gene encoding putative germin-like protein 2-2; this translates as MAFRAFLLVAALLSLLTCFHATASDPSLLQDFCVVDKMSKVRVNGLPCKDAKDVVAADFFFSGLHLAGNTTNKQGSAVTPVNVAQIAGLNTMGISLARIDYAPYGLNPPHTHPRGTEILTVLEGSLYIGFVTSNPGNKLFTKVLNKGDVFVFPQGLIHFQFNYGTKNAVALAALSSQNPGVITVANAVFGSKPSITDDILAKAFQVNKMIVDRIQAQF